One window of the Plasmodium sp. gorilla clade G2 genome assembly, contig: PADLG01_00_26, whole genome shotgun sequence genome contains the following:
- a CDS encoding AAA family ATPase, putative: MNINFYVYDDEADDEIISSNFNVYCSDEFLKIQNIEKNSNAIIYHEIKNEEEKEDVNNIRNININKNNEEKTEKVKEPNNVQNFFVLCCFKNYNELNIKKKLENNGLYINKYIVRCLNIDIKEKEEKYKNKNCKDQSNNDKKICTLKVDIIKPQLFIPIKEIKLYVEEVFNKSYEYLKSYQYENIDILQSYWSNIKSKNLEKYINLSLLNTCLFVNNFLKISILGVQSYITVKHIILINNNKKKTKMKNKRKDEKGSQQDKQEKNNNQNTNQNKNNLCENNMVVPFIDHNSKIVIVTNDDIRNNVDDKYFINEYEGEKNNNIKFNHMKNLNLKKMMINKKEKKGLNKLGGYNKIKEDIYYYILIPLIYKHIYNQYHIDIHKGILLHGPPGCGKTYIALSIKEELLLLKKKFYMIKQDKIKQKELNNNPKKYVHYNDDDYSYNCDNIINIPEIEILKSTDLIDHNNTGYKINELFLRCHKRYQEEKKCSIIFIDEIEILCKTREENNNMNLYTSVLLNNMDGIKKDTHTILIGATNYINKIDLALRRSGRFDKEIEVNLPNLKDRISIFKKKLNLIKNNINKKKIHTLADLCQSFTCSDINSLINISMFLNIKENKIISRDIFKRSHIDTLHHTSNIEKKQAGVSLKDSIERKGCVNKMEDDTSENKYINIKNNNNINHLYNNSSRDIQNNMCNDNTLIDYNKNNLCPLKYKHILKALKYIKPSGMKELYIDIPRTKFKDIGGYKFVKRCINECLIYPKKYKNIYDKYNIDSPKGILLYGPPGCSKTLFAKAIASEIHMNFISVKGPEIFSKYVGESEKSIRNIFKKARENHPCVIFFDEIDSIAVNRNNNQNFVSNRVLCQLLNEIDGITNRLNVIILAATNRPDLIDPALMRPGRFDRIIYVPLPNYSSRFSILKKNLKFFKINNLIQYDKKKDTLNHHNNKSIKRECIIDHIQHIDDTNNSNEQTNNNIKQSSYDHIENYTFNKNNNKIKTNNNSTLYKHKDTPFINLCHLLAKKTKKYSGAEIVNICREASICALRQTLKATKNKKKQIINTQNNISHNENKYTFHKEHLIGLSKKHFLQVLKKIKPQTSESLINFYKNYKEQNKV; this comes from the coding sequence atgaatattaatttttatgtttatgatGATGAAGCAGATGATGAAATAATTTCTAGTAATTTTAATGTATACTGTTCAgatgaatttttaaaaattcagAACATCGAAAAAAACAGCAACGCTATAATTTATCATGAAATAaagaatgaagaagaaaaagaagatgtaaataatattagaaatataaatataaataaaaataatgaagaaaaaacagaaaaaGTGAAAGAACCAAATAATgtacaaaatttttttgtattatgttgttttaaaaattataatgaattgaatataaaaaaaaaattagaaaataatggattatatattaataaatatatagttagatgtctaaatatagatataaaagaaaaagaagaaaaatataaaaataaaaattgtaaaGATCAaagtaataatgataaaaaaatatgtacacTTAAAgtggatataataaaaccTCAATTATTTATACCtattaaagaaattaaattatatgttgAAGAAGTCTTTAATAAAtcttatgaatatttaaaaagttatcaatatgaaaatatagatatattacaATCATATTGGAGCAatattaaaagtaaaaacctagaaaaatatattaacctTTCTTTATTAAATACATGTTTGtttgttaataattttttaaaaataagtaTATTAGGTGTCCAATCTTATATAACAGTTAAACATATTATTCTAATCAACaacaataaaaagaaaacaaaaatgaaaaataaaaggaaagaTGAAAAAGGAAGTCAACAAGATAagcaagaaaaaaataacaatcaAAATACCAATCAAAATAAGAACAATTTATGTGAGAACAATATGGTAGTACCTTTTATTGATCATAATTCCAAAATTGTTATTGTAactaatgatgatataagaAACAATGTagatgataaatattttataaatgaatatgaaggagaaaaaaacaataatataaaattcaatcatatgaaaaatttgaatttaaaaaaaatgatgataaataaaaaagaaaaaaaaggattaaataaattaggaggatataataaaattaaagaagatatatattattatatattaattcctttaatatataaacatatatataatcaatatCATATTGATATACATAAaggtatattattacatgGTCCTCCAGGGTGTGGTAAAACATATATTGCTTTATCAATAAAAGaggaattattattattaaaaaagaaattttatatgattaaacaagacaaaataaaacaaaaagaattaaataataatccaAAAAAGTATGTtcattataatgatgatgattattcatataattgtgataatattattaacataccagaaattgaaatattaaaaagtacAGATCTAattgatcataataatactggatataaaattaatgaattatttttaagatGTCATAAAAGATatcaagaagaaaaaaaatgtagcataatttttattgatGAAATAGAAATCTTATGTAAAACTagagaagaaaataataatatgaatttatatacatcggtattattaaataatatggatgGAATCAAAAAAGATACACATACTATTCTTATAGGTGCtacaaattatattaataaaattgatCTAGCTTTAAGAAGAAGTGGAAGATTTGATAAAGAAATTGAAGTTAATCTCCCTAATTTAAAAGATAGAATCtctatttttaaaaagaaattaaatttaataaaaaataatataaataaaaaaaaaatacatacattaGCAGACCTATGTCAATCCTTCACTTGCTCGGATATCAATtctttaattaatatttctatGTTTCTAaacataaaagaaaataaaattatttcacGTGATATATTTAAGAGATCACATATTGATACTTTACATCATACAAGCAATATTGAGAAGAAACAAGCAGGTGTATCATTAAAAGATTCGATTGAAAGGAAGGGGTGTGTAAATAAAATGGAAGATGATACGtctgaaaataaatatataaatataaaaaataataataatataaatcatttgtATAATAATTCCTCAAGAGATATACAAAACAATATGTGTAATGATAATACATTGattgattataataaaaataatttatgtcctttaaaatataaacatatattgaaagcattaaaatatataaaaccaTCAGGAAtgaaagaattatatatagatataccAAGAACAAAATTTAAAGATATAGGAGGCTATAAATTTGTAAAAAGATGCATAAATGAATGTTTAATATATccaaagaaatataaaaatatatatgataaatataatatagatagTCCTAaaggtatattattatatggtcCTCCAGGGTGTTCTAAAACTTTATTTGCAAAAGCTATAGCTAGTGAAATACATATGAATTTTATAAGTGTTAAAGGCCCAGaaatattttctaaatatGTAGGTGAATCTGAAAAAagtataagaaatatttttaaaaaagctAGAGAAAATCATCCatgtgttatattttttgatgaaATAGATTCTATAGCTGTTAATAGAAATAACAATCAAAATTTTGTATCAAATAGAGTATTATGtcaattattaaatgaaattgATGGAATAACAAATAGATTAAATGTTATAATACTTGCTGCAACTAATAGACCAGATTTAATAGATCCAGCATTAATGAGACCTGGACGTTTTGATAGAATTATTTATGTCCCCTTACCAAATTATTCTTCCAgattttctatattaaaaaaaaatctcaaattttttaaaatcaataatttaattcaatatgataagaaaaaagataCATTAAATCATCATAACAATAAGAGTATTAAAAGAGAATGTATTATAGATCATATACAACATATTGATGATAcaaataattcaaatgaaCAAACAAACAACAATATTAAACAATCTTCTTATGATCATATTGaaaattatacatttaataaaaataataataaaataaaaacaaataataattcaactttatataaacataaagaTACACCATTTATAAATCTATGTCACCTTTTagcaaaaaaaacaaaaaaatatagtggAGCAGAAATTGTTAATATATGTAGAGAGGCATCTATATGTGCCTTAAGACAAACATTAAAAgcaacaaaaaataaaaaaaaacaaattattaatacgcaaaataatatttctcataatgaaaataaatatacatttcaTAAGGAACACCTTATTGGATTAAGTAAGAAACATTTTCTTCAagtgttaaaaaaaattaaacctCAAACAAGTGAATCgctaataaatttttataaaaattataaggaGCAAAACAAGGTATaa
- a CDS encoding glycylpeptide N-tetradecanoyltransferase, which translates to MNDDKKDFVGRDLYQLIRNAKDKIKIDYKFWYTQPVPKINDEFDENVNEPFISDNKVEDVRKEEYKLPNGYVWCVCDIRNEKDRSDIYNLLTDNYVEDDDNVFRFNYSSEFLLWALSSPNYQKDWHIGVKYESTNKLVGFISAIPIDMCVNKNVIKMAEVNFLCVHKSLRSKRLAPVLIKEITRRINLQNIWQAIYTAGVYLPKPVSTARYFHRSINVKKLIEIGFSSLNTRLTMSRAIKLYRIDDILNIKNLRPMKKKDIDALQILLNDHLKQYNLHAIFSKEDVAHWFMPIDQVIYTYVNEEDGNIKDLISFYSLPSKVLGNNKYNILNAAFSFYNITTTTTFKNLMQDAICLAKRNNFDVFNALEVMQNYSVFQDLKFGEGDGSLKYYLYNWKCASCDPSKIGIVLL; encoded by the exons atgaatgatGATAAG AAAGATTTTGTTGGTAGGGATTTATATCAGTTAATTAGAAATgcaaaagataaaataaaaatcgaTTACAAATTTTGGTACACGCAACCTGTTCCTAAAATAAATGACGAATTTgatgaaaat GTTAACGAGCCATTCATAAGCGATAACAAAGTAGAAGATGTCAGAAAG GAGGAATATAAACTTCCGAATGGCTATGTGTGGTGCGTATGCGATATAAGAAACGAAAAAGATAGGAGCGATATTTACAACCTGTTGACAGATAATTATGTAGAGGATGACGATAATGTATTTCGATTTAATTATTCTTCTGAGTTTTTATTATGGGCTTTAAGTTCTCCCAATTATCAAAAAGATTGGCATATAGGTGTTAAATATGAGTCAACAAATAAATTGGTAGGATTTATAAGTGCTATACCTATTGATATGTGTGTAAATAAGAATGTAATAAAGATGGCTGAAGTGAATTTTTTATGTGTTCATAAATCATTAAGATCTAAAAGATTAGCTCCtgttttaataaaagaaataacaaGAAGAAttaatttacaaaatatatggCAAGCTATATATACAGCAGGTGTTTATTTACCCAAGCCTGTTAGTACTGCTAGATATTTTCATAGATCAATAAATGTAAAGAAATTAATAGAAATAGGTTTTTCAAGTTTAAATACTAGATTAACTATGAGTAGAgctataaaattatatagaattgatgatatattaaatataaaaaatttaagaccaatgaaaaaaaaagatattgatgcattacaaatattattgaaTGATCatttaaaacaatataatttacatgctatattttcaaaagaaGATGTAGCCCACTGGTTTATGCCTATAGATCaagttatatatacatatgtaaatgaagaagatggAAATATTAAAGATTTAATTTCTTTCTATTCATTACCATCAAAAGTTCtaggaaataataaatataatatattaaatgcaGCATtctcattttataatatcactACAACAACAACATTCAAAAATCTAATGCAAGATGCTATATGTCTAGccaaaagaaataattttgatGTTTTTAATGCTCTAGAAGTAATGCAGAATTATTCTGTCTTTCAAGATCTAAAATTTGGAGAAGGAGATGGatcattaaaatattatttatataattggaAGTGTGCTTCATGTGACCCTTCAAAAATTGgtattgttttattataa
- a CDS encoding ubiquitin-conjugating enzyme,putative produces MKTLKEALTDVLSSLNIAEKKEILNVLYHILQKILENPSRAKFRSLKKDNKTFVNKLLHFKESDELLKSLGFEEETEIWFFPVKNDHKLSSNLTEIRAFTKEHVNTIYNNQESIFENGTSSSSIQLPTDSKTDTENTSKIENTGNNSEGLTLGGLSKRRLEKERLELLSQKENTIKLLQEYADKWIIQITGAENTLYSNETFQMQFKFTEKYPIGMTYKKSPEVIFLGQPPIHPHIYSNGHICLSILYDHWSPVLSVNSICLSIISMLSSCKKKRKPLDDILYCSTGPRISPKNMKWMFHDDKV; encoded by the exons atgaaaacattAAAAGAGGCATTAACCGACGTTTTGTCCTCATTAAAT aTAGCTGAAAAGAAGGAAATTTTGAACGTACTGTACCACATACTtcaaaa aattCTTGAAAACCCTTCACGAGCTAAATTTAGGTCACTAAAAAAAGACAACAAGACGTTTGTAAATAAG CTTTTACACTTCAAAGAATCTGATGAACTTCTGAAGTCACTTGGATTTGAggaa gaAACTGAAATATGGTTTTTCCCAGTCAAAAATGATCACAAATTATCATC GAATCTAACTGAAATCCGGGCATTTACAAAGGAGCATGTAAAtaccatatataataatcagGAGTCTATCTTTGAAAATGGCACTTCAAGTTCTTCTATCCAACTACCTACTGACTCAAAAACGGATACAGAAAATACATCGAAGATTGAAAATACTGGTAACAATTCAGAAGGATTAACTTTAGGTGGATTGTCTAAAAGAAGATTAGAAAAGGAGAGACTAGAGTTGTTAtcacaaaaagaaaataccATCAAGCTTTTACAAGAATATGCAGATAAGTGGATAATTCAAATTACAGGGGCAGAAAACACTCTATATTCAAATGAAACGTTCCAAATGCAATTTAAATTTACAGAAAAGTATCCAATAGGTATGACATATAAAA agAGCCCGGAAGTAATTTTCTTAGGACAACCACCAATACATCCACATATATACAGCAATGGACATATATGTCTTTCCATTTTATATGATCATTGGTCTCCTGTTCTTTCAGTTAATTCAATTTGTTTATCTATTATATCTATGTTATCAAGttgtaaaaagaaaagaaaaccTCTTGATGATATTCTATACTGTTCAACAGGACCAAGAATTTCtccaaaaaatatgaaatggATGTTTCACGATGATAAAGTTTGA